A window from Citrus sinensis cultivar Valencia sweet orange chromosome 3, DVS_A1.0, whole genome shotgun sequence encodes these proteins:
- the LOC102626084 gene encoding increased DNA methylation 1 isoform X2 yields MDMSFNAVIEDVCDDDFEGSRDEHQIFSEVFFRNDPGGTSKRCLVTGVINFEHDDSKISDILLCSNSDNSSITSQASSKNLNVEDSHNATENSGGACGSRCYPERSSLEGGNDESLNAKRMKFSVDNLTYIKPKSGQVLTSTDILKGTVAGTSCPSTDSVFRTVALHLVESSNQGITSGRYLLKQNVDNSAVDDMDVIKQSLPRLDGHDGKEAILGKAIASPISQESSATRLTVASPSVTVAEKSGFAQCAAETVDRSISVGLDASNISFKLDAKTDPRSLLQNHIFNLLTAAGWAVGRRKRPSRKYMDTIYRSPEGRLFREFPKVWRVCGENLLADGSNVVPAPADDCKEWTDINHFHTDLFDTLINMEKVMCKSNLANELACQWCLLDPFVLVIFIDRKIGSLRKGDVVKAARSFIVDKREKSDPILALENVSSFETHCFQRDLPVHFDDATLGTKSALTVSEGSYHSCDGQSGNQSFSKSGKQTNDSATKCLTGLSICTADKVGMYGVDTTNATRSECFGISGNKQSSALTSLPPCVSDSNCVQIGGCPHGVPAAPRDFSNLPQGSESASAHQDSNRNFPSFDKETSVHAVEAPKEDLGDISMQSWNEKEKRYEDQITENEENRLLGSLVDHPKCRHNGVVNCDDVNRACPQFDPSVHEVVSSGVTEQSGQSADEGRKCIKASGINAEDDYSAADVRLKKKTRRKSRKISEMRLSTLSHSDIQSLTLDIKTEVQDADASGVQLEPKEAQKQFLANAAVQGSQKTPSSLGSCHLQIAKRGSKFEKTHHDCDGSKNRRKRPVTCRIKDDDLLVSAILKNKDYSPKTTKSNSKVKSRKLRARVNPKNRKGGCRLLPQTMVKGGELIKNGTWFVEGTRTVLSWLIIAGIISLNDVIQYRNPKDDAVIKDGLVTNNGIICKCCNLVFSVSQFKIHAGFKPNRPCLNLVMESGKPFTLCQLQAWSDEYKSRKSATRAGTVETDEDDKNDDSCGICGDGGELICCDNCPSAFHQACLSIQDLPTGSWFCSNCTCWICGDLVNEKEASSSFDALKCSQCEHKYHGECLKDMSKGAVAEAWFCNQSCQEVYSGLHSHIGIINHAADGFSWTLLRCIHEDQKVHSAQRFALKAECNSKLAVALTIMEECFLSMVDPRTGIDMIPHLLYNWRSDFARLNFHGFYAVVLEKDDVLISVASIRVHGKSVAEMPLIATCSNYRRKGMCRRLMAAIEEMLTSFKVEKLIISAIPSLVETWTKGFGFKPVDKDEKKTLNKVNLMVFPGTVLLKKTLYGDQKADAQSELGINELTEPGTSSEVEPIADSVNGASEGLQQSQSDQSNGRVGAEMPNKLTECKNLRHSVDSGDEHTQDQFSKLTCEKPGSASASGESKAEMVCNVELESSPCMCDETQHFSDRQTAENSV; encoded by the exons GAATGATGAGAGTTTGAATGCTAAGCGGATGAAGTTTTCAGTTGACAACCTTACTTATATCAAACCTAAATCCGGGCAGGTTTTGACCTCGACAGATATATTGAAAGGAACTGTTGCTGGTACATCATGTCCATCCACAGACTCTGTTTTTCGTACTGTTGCGCTTCATTTAGTTGAATCGTCCAATCAGGGCATTACATCTGGTCGCTATCTGTTAAAGCAAAATGTGGACAATAGTGCTGTGGATGACATGGATGTTATAAAGCAAAGTTTGCCGAGATTGGATGGACATGATGGGAAGGAGGCGATTTTAGGTAAAGCTATTGCTTCTCCTATTTCCCAGGAGAGTTCTGCCACCAGGCTTACAGTTGCAAGTCCATCTGTTACTGTTGCTGAGAAATCTGGATTTGCTCAATGTGCTGCGGAGACAGTGGATAGATCCATTTCAGTTGGGCTGGATGCATCTAATATTTCTTTCAAGCTGGATGCCAAGACGGATCCTCGATCTCTTcttcaaaatcatatttttaacttgctcACAGCAGCAGGCTGGGCTGTTGGGAGGCGTAAAAGACCTAGTAGGAAATATATGGATACAATTTATAGATCACCTGAGGGTAGGTTGTTTCGTGAATTTCCCAAGGTTTGGAGAGTTTGTGGCGAAAATTTACTTGCCGATGGATCTAATGTGGTGCCGGCACCGGCAGATGACTGTAAGGAATGGACTGACATTAATCACTTCCATACTGATCTGTTTGATACTTTGATAAACATGGAGAAAGTAATGTGTAAGTCAAATCTTGCTAATGAATTGGCTTGTCAATGGTGTCTTTTAGATCCCTTTGtcttagttatatttattgacAGAAAGATTGGTTCACTGAGGAAGGGAGATGTGGTTAAAGCAGCAAGAAGTTTTATAGTTgacaaaagggaaaaaagtGATCCTATTTTGGCCTTGGAAAATGTGAGTAGTTTTGAAACCCACTGTTTCCAGAGAGATTTGCCGGTTCATTTTGATGATGCTACTCTGGGCACTAAAAGTGCTCTCACAGTCTCTGAAGGCAGCTACCATTCCTGTGATGGGCAATCCGGCAATCAGAGTTTCTCAAAAAGTGGTAAACAGACAAATGACAGTGCAACTAAGTGTCTAACAGGTTTATCTATTTGTACAGCTGATAAAGTTGGCATGTATGGGGTAGATACTACCAATGCAACAAGAAGTGAGTGTTTTGGAATCTCTGGGAACAAACAAAGCAGTGCTCTCACTTCTTTACCTCCTTGTGTGTCAGACAGTAATTGTGTCCAGATAGGTGGTTGCCCACATGGTGTTCCTGCTGCTCCTAGAGATTTTAGCAATTTGCCTCAAGGGTCTGAATCTGCTTCCGCTCATCAAGACAGCAACCGGAATTTCCCAAGCTTTGATAAGGAAACTTCTGTGCATGCTGTGGAAGCACCTAAGGAAGATTTGGGAGACATATCAATGCAGTCTTggaatgaaaaggaaaaaagatatGAAGACCAAATTACTGAAAATGAGGAAAATCGTTTGCTTGGATCTCTGGTTGACCATCCAAAGTGCAGACACAATGGTGTGGTTAATTGTGACGACGTGAATAGAGCTTGCCCTCAGTTTGATCCCTCTGTACATGAAGTTGTATCTTCAGGGGTCACAGAGCAGTCTGGGCAAAGTGCGGATGAGGGCAGGAAATGCATTAAGGCTTCAGGGATCAATGCAGAGGATGATTATTCTGCTGCAGATGTTAGACTGAAAAAGAAGACACGCAGGAAGTCCAGAAAGATATCTGAAATGAGATTGAGCACACTCAGTCATAGTGACATTCAGAGTTTGACTTTGGATATTAAGACTGAGGTGCAGGATGCTGATGCAAGTGGTGTTCAGTTAGAGCCAAAAGAAGCTCAGAAGCAGTTTCTTGCGAATGCAGCAGTTCAAGGAAGTCAGAAAACACCCTCTTCTCTTGGCTCTTGCCACCTTCAGATTGCAAAAAGAGGCTCAAAGTTTGAGAAGACTCATCATGATTGTGATGGATCTAAAAATAGACGAAAGAGACCAGTTACATGCAGAATCAAAGATGATGACTTGCTGGTTTCAGCTATTTTAAAGAACAAAGATTACAGCCCAAAGACCACCAAATCTAATTCTAAAGTAAAGTCCCGCAAATTAAGAGCAAGGGTGAATCCCAAGAACCGAAAGGGAGGCTGCAGGTTGCTTCCCCAAACAATGGTTAAGGGGGGTGAGCTAATTAAGAATGGCACGTGGTTCGTGGAAGGGACAAGAACTGTTTTGTCCTGGTTGATCATTGCTGGTATCATATCTCTGAATGATGTGATCCAGTATCGGAACCCAAAGGATGATGCCGTGATAAAAGATGGTCTAGTAACCAATAATGGAATTATCTGCAAGTGCTGCAATCTAGTGTTCTCAGTTTCTCAGTTCAAGATTCATGCTGGCTTCAAGCCAAACCGGCCCTGTTTAAATCTTGTCATGGAATCTGGTAAGCCCTTTACTTTATGTCAGCTGCAAGCATGGTCAGATGAATATAAAAGCAGGAAGAGTGCAACTAGAGCTGGAACTGTGGAAACTGATGAAGATGATAAAAATGATGATTCTTGTGGAATTTGTGGTGATGGGGGTGAGTTGATATGTTGCGATAACTGCCCTTCTGCTTTTCATCAGGCTTGCTTGTCCATCCAG GATCTTCCCACTGGCAGTTGGTTTTGCTCAAACTGCACCTGTTGGATATGCGGGGATTTGGTTAATGAAAAAGAGGCTTCAAGTTCCTTTGATGCTTTAAAATGTTCTCAATGCGAgcataaat ATCATGGCGAATGCTTGAAAGATATGAGCAAAGGAGCGGTTGCTGAAGCTTGGTTTTGCAATCAAAGCTGTCAGGAG GTTTATTCCGGTCTTCATTCTCATATTGGGATCATTAACCATGCTGCTGATGGCTTTTCTTGGACACTCCTTAGATGCATTCATGAAGACCAAAAGGTTCATTCTGCTCAGCGGTTTGCCCTAAAGGCTGAGTGCAACTCAAAGTTAGCTGTTGCTCTCACAATTATGGAGGAATGCTTTCTGTCCATGGTAGACCCAAGAACAGGAATAGATATGATACCCCATCTCTTGTATAACTGGAG GTCAGATTTTGCGCGGTTAAACTTTCATGGATTTTATGCAGTAGTCTTGGAAAAAGATGATGTTTTGATCTCTGTTGCATCAATCAG AGTGCATGGAAAATCAGTTGCAGAGATGCCCCTAATTGCTACCTGCAGCAACTACCGTCGGAAGGGAATGTGCAGACGCCTTATGGCTGCTATAGAAGAG ATGCTAACATCCTTCAAGGTGGAAAAGCTCATCATATCAGCTATTCCCAGTTTAGTTGAAACATGGACCAAGGGTTTTGGCTTTAAGCCAGTAgataaagatgaaaagaaaacTCTAAACAAGGTCAACTTGATGGTATTTCCTGGAACAGTACTTCTTAAAAAGACCTTGTATGGAGATCAAAAAGCAGACGCACAATCTG AGTTGGGAATCAACGAATTAACTGAACCAGGTACTTCTTCTGAAGTAGAGCCTATCGCAGATTCAGTGAATGGAGCCTCAGAGGGTCTACAACAATCTCAATCTGATCAAAGCAATGGCAGAGTTGGAGCTGAAATGCCAAACAAGCTTACAGAATGCAAGAACCTACGGCATAGTGTAGACAGTGGAGACGAGCATACGCAGGACCAATTTTCAAAGCTGACCTGCGAAAAGCCGGGTTCTGCTTCTGCTTCAGGGGAAAGCAAAGCTGAAATGGTTTGTAATGTTGAACTTGAATCATCCCCATGTATGTGCGATGAGACGCAGCATTTTTCGGACAGACAGACGGCGGAAAACTCTGTGTAG
- the LOC102626084 gene encoding increased DNA methylation 1 isoform X1, whose protein sequence is MDMSFNAVIEDVCDDDFEGSRDEHQIFSEVFFRNDPGGTSKRCLVTGVINFEHDDSKISDILLCSNSDNSSITSQASSKNLNVEDSHNATENSGGACGSRCYPERSSLEGGNDESLNAKRMKFSVDNLTYIKPKSGQVLTSTDILKGTVAGTSCPSTDSVFRTVALHLVESSNQGITSGRYLLKQNVDNSAVDDMDVIKQSLPRLDGHDGKEAILGKAIASPISQESSATRLTVASPSVTVAEKSGFAQCAAETVDRSISVGLDASNISFKLDAKTDPRSLLQNHIFNLLTAAGWAVGRRKRPSRKYMDTIYRSPEGRLFREFPKVWRVCGENLLADGSNVVPAPADDCKEWTDINHFHTDLFDTLINMEKVMCKSNLANELACQWCLLDPFVLVIFIDRKIGSLRKGDVVKAARSFIVDKREKSDPILALENVSSFETHCFQRDLPVHFDDATLGTKSALTVSEGSYHSCDGQSGNQSFSKSGKQTNDSATKCLTGLSICTADKVGMYGVDTTNATRSECFGISGNKQSSALTSLPPCVSDSNCVQIGGCPHGVPAAPRDFSNLPQGSESASAHQDSNRNFPSFDKETSVHAVEAPKEDLGDISMQSWNEKEKRYEDQITENEENRLLGSLVDHPKCRHNGVVNCDDVNRACPQFDPSVHEVVSSGVTEQSGQSADEGRKCIKASGINAEDDYSAADVRLKKKTRRKSRKISEMRLSTLSHSDIQSLTLDIKTEVQDADASGVQLEPKEAQKQFLANAAVQGSQKTPSSLGSCHLQIAKRGSKFEKTHHDCDGSKNRRKRPVTCRIKDDDLLVSAILKNKDYSPKTTKSNSKVKSRKLRARVNPKNRKGGCRLLPQTMVKGGELIKNGTWFVEGTRTVLSWLIIAGIISLNDVIQYRNPKDDAVIKDGLVTNNGIICKCCNLVFSVSQFKIHAGFKPNRPCLNLVMESGKPFTLCQLQAWSDEYKSRKSATRAGTVETDEDDKNDDSCGICGDGGELICCDNCPSAFHQACLSIQDLPTGSWFCSNCTCWICGDLVNEKEASSSFDALKCSQCEHKYHGECLKDMSKGAVAEAWFCNQSCQEVYSGLHSHIGIINHAADGFSWTLLRCIHEDQKVHSAQRFALKAECNSKLAVALTIMEECFLSMVDPRTGIDMIPHLLYNWRSDFARLNFHGFYAVVLEKDDVLISVASIRVHGKSVAEMPLIATCSNYRRKGMCRRLMAAIEEMLTSFKVEKLIISAIPSLVETWTKGFGFKPVDKDEKKTLNKVNLMVFPGTVLLKKTLYGDQKADAQSAELGINELTEPGTSSEVEPIADSVNGASEGLQQSQSDQSNGRVGAEMPNKLTECKNLRHSVDSGDEHTQDQFSKLTCEKPGSASASGESKAEMVCNVELESSPCMCDETQHFSDRQTAENSV, encoded by the exons GAATGATGAGAGTTTGAATGCTAAGCGGATGAAGTTTTCAGTTGACAACCTTACTTATATCAAACCTAAATCCGGGCAGGTTTTGACCTCGACAGATATATTGAAAGGAACTGTTGCTGGTACATCATGTCCATCCACAGACTCTGTTTTTCGTACTGTTGCGCTTCATTTAGTTGAATCGTCCAATCAGGGCATTACATCTGGTCGCTATCTGTTAAAGCAAAATGTGGACAATAGTGCTGTGGATGACATGGATGTTATAAAGCAAAGTTTGCCGAGATTGGATGGACATGATGGGAAGGAGGCGATTTTAGGTAAAGCTATTGCTTCTCCTATTTCCCAGGAGAGTTCTGCCACCAGGCTTACAGTTGCAAGTCCATCTGTTACTGTTGCTGAGAAATCTGGATTTGCTCAATGTGCTGCGGAGACAGTGGATAGATCCATTTCAGTTGGGCTGGATGCATCTAATATTTCTTTCAAGCTGGATGCCAAGACGGATCCTCGATCTCTTcttcaaaatcatatttttaacttgctcACAGCAGCAGGCTGGGCTGTTGGGAGGCGTAAAAGACCTAGTAGGAAATATATGGATACAATTTATAGATCACCTGAGGGTAGGTTGTTTCGTGAATTTCCCAAGGTTTGGAGAGTTTGTGGCGAAAATTTACTTGCCGATGGATCTAATGTGGTGCCGGCACCGGCAGATGACTGTAAGGAATGGACTGACATTAATCACTTCCATACTGATCTGTTTGATACTTTGATAAACATGGAGAAAGTAATGTGTAAGTCAAATCTTGCTAATGAATTGGCTTGTCAATGGTGTCTTTTAGATCCCTTTGtcttagttatatttattgacAGAAAGATTGGTTCACTGAGGAAGGGAGATGTGGTTAAAGCAGCAAGAAGTTTTATAGTTgacaaaagggaaaaaagtGATCCTATTTTGGCCTTGGAAAATGTGAGTAGTTTTGAAACCCACTGTTTCCAGAGAGATTTGCCGGTTCATTTTGATGATGCTACTCTGGGCACTAAAAGTGCTCTCACAGTCTCTGAAGGCAGCTACCATTCCTGTGATGGGCAATCCGGCAATCAGAGTTTCTCAAAAAGTGGTAAACAGACAAATGACAGTGCAACTAAGTGTCTAACAGGTTTATCTATTTGTACAGCTGATAAAGTTGGCATGTATGGGGTAGATACTACCAATGCAACAAGAAGTGAGTGTTTTGGAATCTCTGGGAACAAACAAAGCAGTGCTCTCACTTCTTTACCTCCTTGTGTGTCAGACAGTAATTGTGTCCAGATAGGTGGTTGCCCACATGGTGTTCCTGCTGCTCCTAGAGATTTTAGCAATTTGCCTCAAGGGTCTGAATCTGCTTCCGCTCATCAAGACAGCAACCGGAATTTCCCAAGCTTTGATAAGGAAACTTCTGTGCATGCTGTGGAAGCACCTAAGGAAGATTTGGGAGACATATCAATGCAGTCTTggaatgaaaaggaaaaaagatatGAAGACCAAATTACTGAAAATGAGGAAAATCGTTTGCTTGGATCTCTGGTTGACCATCCAAAGTGCAGACACAATGGTGTGGTTAATTGTGACGACGTGAATAGAGCTTGCCCTCAGTTTGATCCCTCTGTACATGAAGTTGTATCTTCAGGGGTCACAGAGCAGTCTGGGCAAAGTGCGGATGAGGGCAGGAAATGCATTAAGGCTTCAGGGATCAATGCAGAGGATGATTATTCTGCTGCAGATGTTAGACTGAAAAAGAAGACACGCAGGAAGTCCAGAAAGATATCTGAAATGAGATTGAGCACACTCAGTCATAGTGACATTCAGAGTTTGACTTTGGATATTAAGACTGAGGTGCAGGATGCTGATGCAAGTGGTGTTCAGTTAGAGCCAAAAGAAGCTCAGAAGCAGTTTCTTGCGAATGCAGCAGTTCAAGGAAGTCAGAAAACACCCTCTTCTCTTGGCTCTTGCCACCTTCAGATTGCAAAAAGAGGCTCAAAGTTTGAGAAGACTCATCATGATTGTGATGGATCTAAAAATAGACGAAAGAGACCAGTTACATGCAGAATCAAAGATGATGACTTGCTGGTTTCAGCTATTTTAAAGAACAAAGATTACAGCCCAAAGACCACCAAATCTAATTCTAAAGTAAAGTCCCGCAAATTAAGAGCAAGGGTGAATCCCAAGAACCGAAAGGGAGGCTGCAGGTTGCTTCCCCAAACAATGGTTAAGGGGGGTGAGCTAATTAAGAATGGCACGTGGTTCGTGGAAGGGACAAGAACTGTTTTGTCCTGGTTGATCATTGCTGGTATCATATCTCTGAATGATGTGATCCAGTATCGGAACCCAAAGGATGATGCCGTGATAAAAGATGGTCTAGTAACCAATAATGGAATTATCTGCAAGTGCTGCAATCTAGTGTTCTCAGTTTCTCAGTTCAAGATTCATGCTGGCTTCAAGCCAAACCGGCCCTGTTTAAATCTTGTCATGGAATCTGGTAAGCCCTTTACTTTATGTCAGCTGCAAGCATGGTCAGATGAATATAAAAGCAGGAAGAGTGCAACTAGAGCTGGAACTGTGGAAACTGATGAAGATGATAAAAATGATGATTCTTGTGGAATTTGTGGTGATGGGGGTGAGTTGATATGTTGCGATAACTGCCCTTCTGCTTTTCATCAGGCTTGCTTGTCCATCCAG GATCTTCCCACTGGCAGTTGGTTTTGCTCAAACTGCACCTGTTGGATATGCGGGGATTTGGTTAATGAAAAAGAGGCTTCAAGTTCCTTTGATGCTTTAAAATGTTCTCAATGCGAgcataaat ATCATGGCGAATGCTTGAAAGATATGAGCAAAGGAGCGGTTGCTGAAGCTTGGTTTTGCAATCAAAGCTGTCAGGAG GTTTATTCCGGTCTTCATTCTCATATTGGGATCATTAACCATGCTGCTGATGGCTTTTCTTGGACACTCCTTAGATGCATTCATGAAGACCAAAAGGTTCATTCTGCTCAGCGGTTTGCCCTAAAGGCTGAGTGCAACTCAAAGTTAGCTGTTGCTCTCACAATTATGGAGGAATGCTTTCTGTCCATGGTAGACCCAAGAACAGGAATAGATATGATACCCCATCTCTTGTATAACTGGAG GTCAGATTTTGCGCGGTTAAACTTTCATGGATTTTATGCAGTAGTCTTGGAAAAAGATGATGTTTTGATCTCTGTTGCATCAATCAG AGTGCATGGAAAATCAGTTGCAGAGATGCCCCTAATTGCTACCTGCAGCAACTACCGTCGGAAGGGAATGTGCAGACGCCTTATGGCTGCTATAGAAGAG ATGCTAACATCCTTCAAGGTGGAAAAGCTCATCATATCAGCTATTCCCAGTTTAGTTGAAACATGGACCAAGGGTTTTGGCTTTAAGCCAGTAgataaagatgaaaagaaaacTCTAAACAAGGTCAACTTGATGGTATTTCCTGGAACAGTACTTCTTAAAAAGACCTTGTATGGAGATCAAAAAGCAGACGCACAATCTG CAGAGTTGGGAATCAACGAATTAACTGAACCAGGTACTTCTTCTGAAGTAGAGCCTATCGCAGATTCAGTGAATGGAGCCTCAGAGGGTCTACAACAATCTCAATCTGATCAAAGCAATGGCAGAGTTGGAGCTGAAATGCCAAACAAGCTTACAGAATGCAAGAACCTACGGCATAGTGTAGACAGTGGAGACGAGCATACGCAGGACCAATTTTCAAAGCTGACCTGCGAAAAGCCGGGTTCTGCTTCTGCTTCAGGGGAAAGCAAAGCTGAAATGGTTTGTAATGTTGAACTTGAATCATCCCCATGTATGTGCGATGAGACGCAGCATTTTTCGGACAGACAGACGGCGGAAAACTCTGTGTAG